The proteins below come from a single Streptomyces sp. B3I8 genomic window:
- a CDS encoding VOC family protein yields MTEASRPADPNGTAHARPAPGTPCWVSLMAHGTTATQDFYQELFGWEFQPGAGQPGPYVRALLDGRQVAGVGHMPPDQELPVAWTPYFASDDADATAETVRHCGGTVGVGPLDAGADGRIAVAVDPTGAVFGIWQPTAHFGAEPTGAPGTPVWNELLTYESTGVTKFYRNVFGYEDDPTADASEAAGPSGLTHHDTLVDQVLLRRRGRPVAAVRGVGQALPRDRGAHWLTYFRVADVDAATARVTTLGGRVLTPPHDTPHGRTATVADPEGARLALLERAG; encoded by the coding sequence ATGACCGAGGCAAGCCGGCCGGCCGACCCGAACGGCACCGCGCACGCCCGCCCCGCCCCCGGCACACCCTGCTGGGTGAGCCTGATGGCGCACGGTACGACCGCGACCCAGGACTTCTACCAGGAGCTGTTCGGCTGGGAGTTCCAACCCGGTGCCGGGCAACCCGGCCCGTACGTACGGGCGCTGCTCGACGGCCGCCAGGTGGCCGGCGTCGGGCACATGCCGCCCGACCAGGAGCTGCCGGTGGCCTGGACGCCGTACTTCGCCTCCGACGACGCCGACGCGACGGCGGAGACCGTGCGGCACTGCGGCGGCACGGTGGGCGTCGGCCCGCTGGACGCGGGCGCGGACGGCCGGATCGCCGTCGCCGTCGACCCGACGGGCGCGGTCTTCGGCATCTGGCAGCCGACGGCCCACTTCGGCGCGGAGCCGACGGGGGCGCCCGGCACCCCCGTCTGGAACGAACTCCTGACCTACGAGTCCACCGGCGTGACGAAGTTCTACCGCAACGTCTTCGGCTACGAGGACGACCCGACGGCGGACGCGTCGGAAGCGGCCGGCCCCTCCGGCCTCACCCACCACGACACCCTGGTCGACCAGGTACTCCTGCGCCGCCGCGGCCGTCCGGTCGCCGCCGTGCGCGGCGTGGGCCAGGCCCTCCCCCGCGACCGGGGCGCGCACTGGCTGACGTACTTCCGGGTGGCCGACGTCGACGCTGCGACGGCCCGGGTGACGACCCTGGGCGGCCGCGTCCTCACCCCGCCCCACGACACCCCGCACGGCAGGACCGCCACGGTCGCCGACCCGGAGGGCGCACGGTTGGCACTGCTGGAGCGGGCGGGCTGA
- a CDS encoding D-arabinono-1,4-lactone oxidase: MSSTASGNDGTGNGGTGPGNGGTGRTAPWRNWSGNVTARPAREVAPASVEEVSAAVRRAAEDGLRVKAVGSGHSFTSVAATDGLLIRPHLLTGIRSIDRAAGTVTVEAGTPLKRLNEALAREGLSLTNMGDIMEQTVSGATSTGTHGTGRESGSIAAQIKALELVTADGSVLTCSAEENADVFAAARIGLGALGVVTAVTFAVEPVFLLSAREEPMPLDRVLAEFDQLWAENEHFEFYWFPHTGNTNTKRNNRSAGPRRPVPPVKGWFEDEFLSNGLFRAVNHLGRAIPATVPGIARISSRALSARTYTDLPYKVFTSPRRVRFMEMEYAVPRAALADTLRELKAMVDRSPLRVSFPVEVRTCPADDIALSTASGRDSAYIAVHMFRGTPYRSYFTAAERIFTAHEGRPHWGKIHTRDAGYFAAAYPRFGEFTALRDRLDPERRFQNDYLRRVLGR; this comes from the coding sequence ATGAGCAGCACGGCGAGCGGGAACGACGGCACGGGGAACGGCGGGACGGGCCCGGGGAACGGCGGGACGGGGAGAACCGCCCCGTGGCGTAACTGGTCGGGCAACGTCACCGCGCGCCCCGCCCGCGAGGTGGCCCCCGCGTCGGTGGAGGAGGTGTCCGCCGCCGTGCGCCGCGCGGCCGAGGACGGGCTGCGCGTCAAGGCGGTGGGCAGCGGTCACTCCTTCACCTCGGTGGCCGCCACCGACGGCCTCCTGATCCGCCCCCACCTGCTGACCGGCATCCGGAGCATCGACCGCGCGGCCGGCACGGTCACCGTCGAGGCCGGCACCCCGCTCAAGCGTCTGAACGAGGCCCTCGCGCGCGAAGGGCTGTCGCTCACCAACATGGGCGACATCATGGAGCAGACGGTGTCCGGGGCGACGAGCACCGGCACCCACGGCACCGGACGCGAGTCCGGCTCGATCGCCGCCCAGATCAAGGCACTCGAACTGGTGACGGCCGACGGTTCGGTGCTGACGTGCTCCGCCGAGGAGAACGCGGACGTGTTCGCCGCCGCCCGGATCGGGCTCGGCGCCCTCGGCGTCGTCACGGCGGTCACCTTCGCCGTGGAGCCGGTCTTCCTGCTCAGCGCGCGCGAGGAACCGATGCCGCTGGACCGGGTCCTGGCCGAGTTCGATCAACTCTGGGCCGAGAACGAGCATTTCGAGTTCTACTGGTTCCCGCACACCGGCAACACCAACACCAAGCGCAACAACCGCAGCGCCGGCCCGCGCCGCCCGGTGCCCCCGGTGAAGGGCTGGTTCGAGGACGAGTTCCTCTCCAACGGCCTCTTCCGCGCGGTCAACCACCTGGGGCGCGCAATTCCCGCGACGGTCCCGGGCATCGCCCGGATCAGCAGCCGGGCGCTGTCCGCGCGGACGTACACCGACCTTCCCTACAAGGTGTTCACCTCCCCGCGCCGCGTGCGCTTCATGGAGATGGAGTACGCCGTCCCGCGCGCCGCCCTCGCCGACACGCTGCGGGAGCTGAAGGCGATGGTGGACCGCTCGCCGCTGCGGGTCAGCTTCCCCGTGGAGGTCCGCACCTGCCCGGCCGACGACATCGCGCTGTCCACCGCCTCCGGCCGGGACAGCGCCTACATCGCCGTGCACATGTTCCGCGGCACGCCCTACCGGTCGTACTTCACCGCCGCCGAGCGGATCTTCACCGCGCACGAGGGGCGTCCGCACTGGGGCAAGATCCACACGCGTGACGCCGGCTACTTCGCGGCGGCCTATCCGCGCTTCGGCGAGTTCACCGCGCTGCGGGACCGACTGGACCCGGAACGTCGGTTTCAGAACGACTACTTGCGGCGTGTGTTGGGGAGATAG
- a CDS encoding ferrochelatase, with amino-acid sequence MPDVLDPAPYDALLLLSFGGPEGPDDVVPFLENVTRGRGIPRERLKEVGQHYFLFGGVSPINAQNRTLLDALRKDFAEHGLDLPVYWGNRNWAPYLTDTLREMVADGRRRILVFATSAYASYSGCRQYRENLADALAALEAEGLQLPKVDKLRHYFNHPGFVEPMIEGVLESLADLPEDVRDGAHLAFSTHSVPGTAADTSGPVEQHGDGGAYVRQHLDVARLIADAVRERTGVDHPWRLVYQSRSGAPHIPWLEPDICDHLEQLHGEGVPAVVMAPIGFVSDHMEVLYDLDTEAKAKAEELGLPVRRSATVGADPRFAAAVRDLVTERAAAERGRPVTPCALGALGASHDVCPVGCCPARAPKPAVAGADSPYA; translated from the coding sequence ATGCCCGACGTACTCGATCCCGCCCCCTATGACGCCCTGCTGCTCCTCTCGTTCGGCGGCCCCGAAGGCCCGGACGACGTCGTTCCGTTCCTGGAGAACGTGACCCGTGGCCGCGGCATCCCCAGGGAGCGCCTGAAGGAGGTGGGGCAGCACTACTTCCTGTTCGGCGGCGTGAGCCCCATCAACGCCCAGAACCGCACGCTGCTCGACGCCCTGCGCAAGGATTTCGCCGAGCACGGCCTCGACCTTCCCGTCTACTGGGGCAACCGCAACTGGGCGCCGTACCTGACGGACACCCTGCGCGAGATGGTCGCCGACGGCCGCCGCCGCATTCTGGTCTTCGCCACCAGCGCCTACGCCTCCTACTCCGGGTGCCGCCAGTACCGCGAGAACCTCGCCGACGCGCTGGCCGCCCTGGAGGCGGAAGGGCTTCAGCTGCCGAAGGTCGACAAGCTGCGGCACTACTTCAACCACCCGGGCTTCGTCGAACCCATGATCGAGGGCGTCCTCGAGTCGCTGGCCGACCTCCCCGAGGACGTCCGCGACGGCGCCCACCTCGCGTTCAGCACCCACTCCGTCCCCGGCACGGCCGCCGACACCTCGGGCCCCGTCGAGCAGCACGGGGACGGCGGCGCGTACGTGCGCCAGCACCTGGACGTGGCCCGGCTGATCGCCGACGCCGTACGCGAGCGGACCGGCGTCGACCATCCGTGGCGGCTCGTCTACCAGTCGCGTTCCGGCGCCCCGCACATCCCGTGGCTGGAGCCCGACATCTGCGACCACCTGGAGCAGTTGCACGGCGAGGGCGTGCCGGCCGTGGTGATGGCACCCATCGGGTTCGTGTCGGACCACATGGAGGTCCTCTACGACCTCGACACCGAGGCGAAGGCCAAGGCGGAGGAGCTGGGCCTGCCGGTGCGCCGGTCCGCCACCGTCGGCGCCGACCCGCGTTTCGCCGCCGCCGTGCGGGACCTGGTGACCGAGCGTGCCGCCGCCGAGCGGGGCAGGCCGGTCACCCCGTGCGCCCTCGGCGCGCTCGGCGCGAGCCACGACGTCTGCCCGGTGGGCTGCTGCCCGGCCCGCGCCCCCAAGCCCGCCGTCGCGGGCGCCGACAGCCCCTACGCGTGA
- the sepH gene encoding septation protein SepH: MPELRVVAVSNDGTRLVLKAADSTEYTLAIDERLRAAVRGDRPRLGQIEIEVESHLRPRDIQARIRAGASAEEVAQLAGIPVDRVRRFEGPVLAERAFMAERARKTPVRRPGENAGPLLGEAVQERLMLRGAEKDTIQWDSWRRDDGTWEVLLVYRVAGEPHSASWTYDPPRRLVQAVDEEARSLIGESEDLAAPEPSFPFVPRIARLPRDRPLDRALDRQTDRPVLPAQMAEPAEESAGERDSLTSLLEAVPSFRGDMVVPEPPAEPEDEPADEPAAEEPPAPAASAGSAYADVLMPRSVTSHRDRLVGSTDRQAEADGVRPGRRAAVPSWDEIVFGTRRKKQD, translated from the coding sequence ATGCCCGAACTGCGTGTCGTGGCCGTCTCCAATGACGGCACACGGCTGGTGCTGAAGGCTGCGGACAGCACGGAGTACACGCTTGCGATCGACGAACGGCTCCGCGCCGCCGTGCGCGGCGACCGTCCCCGCCTCGGCCAGATCGAGATCGAGGTGGAGAGCCATCTCCGCCCCCGTGACATCCAGGCGCGTATAAGGGCCGGTGCCTCCGCGGAGGAGGTCGCCCAGCTCGCCGGCATCCCCGTCGACCGCGTACGGCGGTTCGAGGGTCCGGTACTGGCCGAGCGCGCTTTCATGGCGGAGCGGGCCCGCAAGACCCCCGTCCGCCGCCCCGGCGAGAACGCCGGCCCCCTGCTCGGCGAGGCCGTCCAGGAGCGGTTGATGCTGCGCGGCGCCGAGAAGGACACCATCCAGTGGGACTCCTGGCGCCGGGACGACGGCACGTGGGAGGTCCTGCTGGTCTACCGGGTCGCGGGCGAACCGCACTCGGCGAGCTGGACGTACGATCCGCCCCGCCGCCTCGTCCAGGCCGTCGACGAGGAGGCGCGCTCGCTGATCGGTGAGTCCGAGGACCTCGCGGCGCCCGAGCCGAGCTTCCCGTTCGTGCCGCGGATCGCCCGGCTGCCGCGCGACCGTCCGCTGGACCGCGCCCTGGACCGGCAGACGGACCGCCCCGTGCTGCCCGCGCAGATGGCCGAGCCCGCCGAGGAGAGCGCCGGCGAACGCGACTCGCTGACCAGCCTGTTGGAGGCGGTGCCGAGCTTCCGGGGCGACATGGTGGTCCCGGAGCCGCCCGCGGAGCCCGAGGACGAGCCCGCCGACGAACCGGCCGCGGAGGAGCCCCCGGCGCCCGCGGCCTCGGCCGGCTCGGCGTACGCGGACGTGCTGATGCCGCGCTCGGTGACCAGCCATCGCGACCGGCTGGTCGGCTCCACCGACCGGCAGGCCGAGGCCGACGGCGTCCGCCCGGGCCGCAGAGCGGCCGTGCCCAGCTGGGACGAGATCGTGTTCGGTACCCGCCGCAAGAAGCAGGACTAA
- a CDS encoding MFS transporter, translating into MPSPYRALFAAPGSAAFSAAGLVGRMPLSMMGIGIVTMISQLTGRYGLAGALSATLALSAALLGPQISRLVDRHGQRRVLRPATLVALSAAAVLLPAAHRGWPDWVLFVCAAGIGTVPSLGAMIRARWAAIYRGTPQLHTAYSFESVVDEVCFIFGPILSIGLSTRWFPEAGPLLAACFLAAGVLWLTSQRATEPAPHPRTTHGGGTALRAPGLQVLVGTFAATGAIFGAVDVVTVAFADERGHKGAASVVLALYATGSCAAGLLFGLIRFAGAPERRWFLGICAMAVSMIPFLLVGNLPSLAVALFVAGLSVAPTMITTMALIEQHVPRAKLTEGMTWVSTGLAVGVALGSSVSGWVIDASGARAGYGVPVVSGAVAVAVGLLGYRRLSRPVTRREGPHEQHGERERRHGERRDGPGERRDGENRPVA; encoded by the coding sequence GTGCCCAGCCCCTACCGCGCCCTGTTCGCCGCTCCCGGCTCCGCCGCGTTCTCCGCCGCCGGGCTGGTCGGGCGGATGCCGCTGTCGATGATGGGCATCGGCATCGTGACGATGATCTCCCAGCTCACCGGCCGCTACGGGCTCGCCGGCGCGCTGTCGGCGACGCTCGCGCTGTCCGCCGCGCTGCTCGGGCCGCAGATCTCGCGCCTCGTCGACCGGCACGGGCAGCGCCGGGTGCTGCGTCCGGCGACCCTGGTCGCGCTGTCCGCCGCGGCCGTGCTGCTGCCGGCCGCGCACCGCGGATGGCCGGACTGGGTGCTCTTCGTGTGCGCGGCCGGGATCGGCACCGTGCCGAGCCTGGGCGCGATGATCAGGGCGCGCTGGGCGGCGATCTACCGCGGCACCCCGCAGCTGCACACCGCGTACTCGTTCGAGTCGGTCGTCGACGAGGTGTGCTTCATCTTCGGGCCGATCCTCTCCATCGGGCTGTCCACCCGCTGGTTCCCCGAGGCCGGTCCGCTGCTCGCCGCGTGCTTCCTCGCGGCCGGCGTCCTCTGGCTGACCTCGCAGCGCGCCACCGAGCCGGCCCCGCATCCGCGCACCACCCACGGCGGCGGCACGGCCCTGCGCGCACCGGGTCTGCAGGTGCTGGTAGGCACCTTCGCCGCGACCGGGGCGATCTTCGGCGCGGTCGACGTGGTGACCGTCGCCTTCGCCGACGAGCGGGGCCACAAGGGGGCCGCGAGTGTCGTCCTCGCCCTCTACGCGACCGGTTCCTGCGCCGCCGGACTCCTGTTCGGCCTGATCCGCTTCGCCGGGGCACCGGAACGCCGCTGGTTCCTGGGCATCTGCGCCATGGCCGTGAGTATGATCCCGTTCCTACTGGTCGGAAACCTGCCGTCTCTGGCCGTGGCGCTGTTCGTTGCGGGCCTGTCCGTCGCTCCGACGATGATCACGACGATGGCCCTCATCGAGCAGCACGTACCCCGCGCGAAACTGACCGAGGGCATGACCTGGGTGAGCACCGGGCTCGCGGTCGGCGTCGCGCTCGGCTCCTCGGTGTCCGGATGGGTGATCGACGCCTCCGGGGCCCGGGCCGGGTACGGGGTCCCGGTGGTCTCCGGGGCCGTCGCGGTGGCGGTCGGTCTCCTCGGGTACCGCCGGCTGTCGAGGCCGGTCACGCGGCGGGAGGGGCCCCATGAGCAGCACGGCGAGCGGGAACGACGGCACGGGGAACGGCGGGACGGGCCCGGGGAACGGCGGGACGGGGAGAACCGCCCCGTGGCGTAA
- a CDS encoding sulfurtransferase gives MNAMPLISAAELADLPPERSAGSAAPVLLDVRWQLSTATASGQAPFDGRAAHAAGHLPGAVYVDLDADLAGPPGPAGRHPLPDVEHFGAAMRAAGVRAERPVVVYDGGQGWAAARAWWLLRWAGHPDVRVLDGGIAAWDGPLVTGAEEPEPGDFRPRPGALPLLDADGAAALARTGLLLDARAGERYRGEVEPIDPVGGHIPGAVSAPTTENATASGRLLPAAELADRFEALGVTENTEVGVYCGSGVSAAHQVLALAVAGVPAALYVGSWSEWSADSDRPVAVGPDPQ, from the coding sequence ATGAATGCCATGCCTCTCATCTCCGCCGCCGAGCTGGCCGACCTGCCGCCGGAGCGGTCGGCCGGTTCCGCCGCGCCCGTGCTGCTCGACGTCCGCTGGCAGTTGAGCACCGCCACGGCGTCCGGACAGGCCCCGTTCGACGGCCGGGCCGCCCACGCGGCGGGCCACCTGCCGGGCGCCGTCTACGTCGACCTGGACGCGGATCTCGCCGGGCCGCCCGGACCGGCCGGCCGGCATCCGCTGCCCGACGTCGAGCACTTCGGCGCGGCCATGCGCGCCGCCGGAGTCCGCGCGGAGCGCCCCGTGGTCGTGTACGACGGCGGCCAGGGGTGGGCGGCGGCGCGCGCCTGGTGGCTGTTGCGCTGGGCCGGCCACCCGGACGTGCGCGTCCTGGACGGCGGCATCGCGGCCTGGGACGGGCCGCTGGTCACCGGGGCCGAGGAACCGGAGCCCGGCGACTTCCGGCCGCGGCCCGGGGCGCTCCCGCTGCTCGACGCGGACGGGGCGGCGGCGCTGGCGCGGACCGGACTGCTGCTCGACGCGCGGGCGGGGGAGCGGTACCGGGGCGAGGTGGAGCCGATCGACCCGGTCGGCGGCCACATCCCGGGTGCGGTGTCGGCGCCGACGACGGAGAACGCGACCGCCTCCGGCAGGCTGCTGCCCGCCGCCGAACTCGCCGACCGTTTCGAGGCGCTGGGCGTCACGGAGAACACGGAGGTCGGCGTGTACTGCGGCTCCGGCGTCTCCGCCGCGCACCAGGTGTTGGCGCTCGCCGTGGCAGGCGTCCCGGCCGCGCTGTACGTGGGTTCCTGGTCGGAGTGGAGCGCCGACTCCGACCGCCCGGTGGCGGTGGGCCCCGACCCGCAGTGA